Genomic window (Capsicum annuum cultivar UCD-10X-F1 chromosome 10, UCD10Xv1.1, whole genome shotgun sequence):
AAGACGAAAGTTGcataaataaagattttaagATGAATGCACAGACTTACTAGAAAATAAATGATTAGAAATGAGGATGTTTAGATCAGGATGAAAGTAGTCTCAATGACTAATAAGATGTAGAGTTCAGAGCGAGTTGATTTAGACATGTCAAAAGGATATGCACATACATACGCTCCAGTGAGAAAGCATGAGAGGCCGACACTCGACACTGAATAATCCAAGGAAAGGCATGAATAGATCAAACAAGTATCGAGAATAGACGATCTTCATGTCAAGAACTATTACATCCAGAAGACGAAAGTTGcataaataaagattttaagATGGATGCACAAACTTACTAGAAGAGGTATGATTAGAAATGAAGATGTTTGCGTCAGGATGAAAGTAGCCTCAATGACAAACAAGACACAGAGTTTAGATCGAGACGATTCAGGCATGTCAAAAATAGATGCACATACATACGCTCCCGTAAAAAAGCGTGAGAGGCCGACACCTAACACTGAATAATCCAAGGAAAGACGATGTCACGGGACATGAAAACCTTCAACTTATCGAAGACACAATCCGAACAACGTGGAGATCGAGGATTCGGGCAGAAGGTTAAACACTACCATAATTGACTGAACGCACCTTATAAACACTACTACTTCAGCACTCCCATCTTCTCATTTCTACCCttccatccccccccccccccccacccccccccccccccccccaccatgGACACCACCGGCAGCATCCTCGAATCAATCGGAGTAGAAATCATCGGAGTAATGTCACCGGTTTCCATCTGCATGTTCCTCGTCGTCCTTCTCATCTCCTTCCTCTCTTCCACCACCAGCCCGACCACCTCCTCAATCCGTACAGCCGCTAACCTCGTATACCTCGAAACCCCATCCGATTCCACAACTCAAAAACTCGAAGGCGCTTTACTAAACGCCGCCGTTTTCATCCTCTTAATAACCCTCGTAACTTTCCTCTTAGTAATCCTCTATTACTACCGTTTCACTAATTTCTTGAAGTATTACATTCGATTTTCGGCTTTAATGGTTCTTGGTTCAATGGGGGGTTCGATTTTACTATCAATTATACAAATTGGGAATATCCCGATTGATTGTGTTACGTTTACAGtgattttattgaattttactgTGTTAGGGGTGTTATCGGTTTTTTCAAATGGGGTACCGATTTTGGTTAATCAGATGTATATGGTGGCGTTGGGGATCATTGTGGCGGTTTGGTTTACTAAGTTGCCTGAATGGACTACTTGGGTTTTGTTAGTTGCGCTTGCTTTGTATGATTTGGTTGCGGTTCTAGCGCCTGGTGGACCGTTGAAGATGTTGGTTGAGTTGGCTTCTAGTAGGGACGACGAGTTGCCTGCGTTGGTGTACGAGGCTAGGCCGAATGTGGGGTCGAGAGCGGGGAGTAGAGGACAGAGTTTAGGGGTTTTGTTAGCTGGGGTTTCGGAGGGAGAGGCGGTGGAGTTGAGTGTTATGTCGAGTAGTGAAAATGTGGGGAGCGATGGGAGGGGGGTGAGTGAGACGAGGAGTGGAAATGTGGGTCGGGATGGGAGAGGGGCGAATGAAACGAGGAGTGGAAATGTAGGTCGGGATGGGAGGGGGTTGAATGAGACGAGGAGGGGAAATGTTGGTCGCGATGGGAGGGGGTTGAATGAGACGAGGAGTGGAAATGTGGGTAGGGATGGGAGGGGGATGAATGAGACGAGGAGTGAAAATGAGGAGATTGATGGTGTTAGAGAGGTTGAAATTGAGGGGGAGACGTTACCGTTGATGGGTGGTGGAGATGGAAGAGAGAGGGCGATGGCGAATGAAGAGATAAGGGAGAGTAATGAGAGTGATCGAGGTCGTGTTTTGGAGAGGATAATCGAGGGAGCGGAGGAAAGAGAGAGGGGAATAAGGCTTGGTTTAGGAGACTTTGTTTTCTATAGCGTGTTGGTTGGGAGAGCTGCAATGTATGATATGATGACTGTTTACGCTTGTTATCTCGCTATTATATCTGGATTAGCGTGCACACTTATACTGTTAGCTGTTTGTCGACATGCCTTGCCAGCACTCCCTATATCCATTGCTTTGGGGGTTATCTTTTACTTCTTGACAAGGTTGTTGATGGAGCCATTCGTTGTTGGGACTTCGACGAATCTTTTGATGTTTTGACCCCTGATATGTGGAGGAGGAAGAAATTAGAAAGTACAGGATATATTCAGTTCTAAGACATACATTTTGATTTAGCAAAAACTTAATTGCGTTCGGTACATTCTTGTTTGAAGGTTCCGAATAGGAAAGGGACAGCTCAGCTCAGCTATACTTTGTTCTGTTCTATCTGTAAATTGCAAGTCTATTGAGGTTTGTCCCTCTATTGATTCTCTAACTCATTTTGTTTCACCTAATATTGTTAAGAATGTTAAAATTCATCCCATTTGTTGGTGGGGCGTGTAGTATACTATATGATTTGGTAAATTTGAGTAACTAGCTATGTATCAACTATTGCTATAAGTAGTTTTATTGCTAATGAGTTGCAGTTCTACTCATAACAAGCTAGTTactgatattttgttgtttggcCAAAACATCTTGTGTGCTTAGCATGGttcttaatgttttttttttcttggattttagCATACATCCGTATAGAAAGGGAATCGACTGCTACATACAGTTACAGAACAGTTGCACTGTATATTGATTCACCAACTCAGAATAACAATATACAACATATTTCCTCATTTATCGGTATTTTTAGCCATGTACATGGTTTCTTAAGGTTCTGCTTACTTTCTATACTGGATTGGAAAATTCATCTCCTAGTTTCATCCGGTCTAGCTCAGCCTCAGTTGCTAACGCACTGCTTTAACCTAAAGCGAT
Coding sequences:
- the LOC107843736 gene encoding presenilin-like protein At1g08700; its protein translation is MDTTGSILESIGVEIIGVMSPVSICMFLVVLLISFLSSTTSPTTSSIRTAANLVYLETPSDSTTQKLEGALLNAAVFILLITLVTFLLVILYYYRFTNFLKYYIRFSALMVLGSMGGSILLSIIQIGNIPIDCVTFTVILLNFTVLGVLSVFSNGVPILVNQMYMVALGIIVAVWFTKLPEWTTWVLLVALALYDLVAVLAPGGPLKMLVELASSRDDELPALVYEARPNVGSRAGSRGQSLGVLLAGVSEGEAVELSVMSSSENVGSDGRGVSETRSGNVGRDGRGANETRSGNVGRDGRGLNETRRGNVGRDGRGLNETRSGNVGRDGRGMNETRSENEEIDGVREVEIEGETLPLMGGGDGRERAMANEEIRESNESDRGRVLERIIEGAEERERGIRLGLGDFVFYSVLVGRAAMYDMMTVYACYLAIISGLACTLILLAVCRHALPALPISIALGVIFYFLTRLLMEPFVVGTSTNLLMF